The genomic window GGTGCAGCCGGCGGAGCTGGTGGACGAGGCCCGGCCGAAGTCTGGCCGGAGGAGCGGGGACGCCCGTCGTTCCCGCGTTTCTTCTTGCGGGTGTTGCCGGGTGGAGAGGCGGCCGCCGGAGGGGCCGCGGGCGCGGGGACGGGGTTGGGCGCGGCCGGAGCGCGCGTGGTGCCGACGGCCAGGGCTGTCTGGGCGCGCTGCAGCGAAGCGTGCCGCATGCGCCGTTCCTCGAGGCGTAGGTAGTTGACGGCACGCGCGAACGTTGGCTCCGTCAGCAGgttgaggttggaggcggcgttggcGTAGTCGGGACCCAGCCCACGAATGAGATTCGTGAGCATGGTGGCGTCGGAGACGGCCGCACCCACATCACGCAGCTCGTCGGCGAGGACCTTGAGGCGCAAGCAGTAGTCGAACAGCCCCATCCCATCCTGCGTCAGGCTGTAGAACTCGGTGGTTAACAGTACCTGGCGCTGGAGACGATTGTCGAGGAAGAGCTGGCAGATGGAGGCCCAGGCGCCCAGCGCGGTGTCGTTGTCGCGGATGATGTGCGAGAGAATCTCGCGAGACACCGTGCGATAGAGCCACTTGACGATGGTGGCATCCACAGCTAGCCAGTGGACATCATGCTGCATGGCCATGGCATCCACCGATCCGTCGACGTGGTCGCGGATGCCGAACTCGCGGAACGTCAAAGAGAAATACGTACGCCAGGTGGAGAAGGAGGGAGTGTGTAGGTCGAGGGTGATGAGGATGTGGTCATGAATTGGGACATGGCGGAGGGCTGCGGCGGTGGATGGCTCAAGGACGGCGAACGGGTTGAGGTCGCCAGAAGCTGAGGACGCCAGGGAAGCCATGAGCAGGGAGAACGAGCGGAAGCGGGGACGATCAGTACTGAACGTCTGATACCATGTAAGGAACGAGAGAGAGAGGGTTTGCGCTGCACACTTTGTTCATTGACATTGCCACAATTTATACAAGTACAGTGAGAGGGATCAGCTAACAGAATGGCTAACAACCTGAGCTATACGAGGAGTAGTGGGTTAGTGGATAAGCTGATTCGTTGGATGCGCTAACAGAACGGCTGCCACGACAGAGATAATGCGTGCCGTGACAACGGTCAGAGGACTGTTTCAACACTACGTTTTCCTATTCTTGTGTTTTTGCAATCTTATGAATCAAAGAGGCCAATCTTGGAGAGGGTTGGAGCGAGTAGCTTCTGACCGATCTTGCTTGCGATCTAACCAAGTAGTTCATCCATCAATGTTACTGCGAATTTGCATTGGCATGTTTGTGTTTATTTCGGACGCATCTTTGTGTTTGTGCGCGCGCGCGCACGAATGAAGTGCCTTAAATTAATTAAGGAACAGGATGCTTACAATCATCTAAAATAAGCTAAAAAAAATAACAGGTGGTGCATCGAGCACGGAAATGAGACTGCTTATTCTCGTTTTCTCATCATTATCACTGGATCACAAATGATCCTATTATTTCACGAAAACTTGCAAATACGTTTGTGGAAATTGTAGAGAGCGGCTTCTCATATACTACCATATTCCAAAAGAAAAAGTTGGCTCTACTTgtgcaaaattcaaaaaaaataatctAAAATGCTTAACGTCGTATTCAACGCCATCTGTTTGCTGCTCAGTCCGGCCCATGCCATTGCGAGCATTGGCCGAGCAGTCGTCTTCAGCATAGTTGTTTCAGCCAGATTTTGCTTGAGAAAAATTCACTATAGGTCATTAAACTTGAGCTGGTTGATAGTTTAGTATCACTACTTCAAAATACCTGAACTACGGTTCATGTATTTGCGCACGAGGTTCACTTTGGTCCATTTATACGATTTTGTCTACGTATTTGCTGACTTGTCCAGTCAGCGGCCGCCGGCTCGCTTTGACCGCCACCTTGTCATGTCTAGGGTGAATACTAGTCCATCCccgggggtgtgtgtgtgtgtttgtaaaAACGCCAGCGCGTCGGGTTCCTCCGCTCCCTCGGCCGCCTACCCGTTCGACCTCGGCTGCAGCGTCCGCAAGAACATGGTCCCCGTCCTCGACTACATCGGCAAGATCGGCGTCCGCCGCGGCCGGAGCACCTGGCGGCGCACGCGCGACTGGTCAAGTCGGCCGACGCGGACCCGTTCGTCGTCAGCGCCGTCATGAGCGCCTACCTCCGCGCCTCGCTCCCGCTGCAGGCCCTGCTCGTCCTCCGCGGGCTCCTCCCGCGCGCGCCCCGCCTCctcgccaactccttctccctctccctcgccctccgccGCGCTCGCCTCGTCCTCCGCCGCGACCCGGCCTCTCGGCGCCTCGCTCCACGCGCGCGCGGTCAGGTCCGGCTTCGCCGCCGCCGACCTCTTCGTGCCCACCGCGCTCGTCGAGATGTACGCCAAGCCGGGCCGCGCGGAGCTCGCGCACGCCGCGTTCGACGAGGCACCCCGCCGGGACGTGTTCCTCTGCAACGTAATGCTCGCGTCCTACGTCGCGCGCGGCGAGGTGCCGGAGGCGAGGAGTGTGTTGGACGGAATGCGGGACAGGGACCTGGTGTCCTGGAACACGATGATCCACGGGTACGCCGTGAGAGGGGACGTCGGCATGGCGAGGGAGATATTCGACGCGACAAGCGACAGGGACGCCTGTTGGAATAATTATGCATCTATGAGATGCCATTAGCAGAATCTAATTGCACCTAGATCACCTCACAACATGAACAGAGAAGGGTTTAGGGTTTCTTTACATGTCACGGGAGTGGACATGATCGCCTGCTCGGTGCAGGCGTGATGCAGGGGTGATGTAGTCGAAGTAGATGTTCTCCTCGACGTCCTGATTCCTTCAGGACGCCACCGGCACTGCCCAgggacagcggcggcggctggcttaGGTCTTCCCGTCGCTGCAGCACTCCCCCTAATCGGATGGGGTGAGAGAATATCGGGAGAAGAGTAAACCTTACGTGAATTGTGATCTCGCAGGTGCCCAGCTCTCTCCCGTATCCCTTTTAATATGGCGCTGGCGACAGGGGACCCAAAACCTGAGTTGGtttttgggcgcccccgatcagggcgcgttagttctgatcgaggctcacgtacgttggtacgtggaccccttcacttatcgttatcccttcatccttttttcttcttcttctgttagACTAATAGATCTAACGGGTCTGTTTAAGCCGTCAGATCAAaaccaacattctcccccttgatcgttaGGCTTAACTTCATTCGCCCATTCTACATAGGAATGATGTACCAAAGTGAGGTGTTACTACAGCTCGAAACGCCATGGAACCTCAACACTTATAGCACACCCGCCTATTTCGAAATGGAAAAACATTTTGCTAATTGGGGAGTGGTTCATTTTAATGGTCCTCTTATTCCAGAATCATAAGGCTTCCAGTAGTCCCATGCCGGCAACATGCTCACGAAAAATACTAGGTGGTAAGCCTtttgttagcggatccgcaagcatatgctTTGTTCTTATGTGTTTAACATCAACTGTTTGATCCTGGATTCTATCTTTCACAACACGATACTTTATGTCAATGTGTCTGGCAGCATCACTTGACCTGTTGTTACTCGTATAGAAAACTGTGGGTTCATTATCGCAGTATAATAAAATTGGTTTAGATATGCTGTCAACCACTTTAAGTCCGGGTATAAAATTCTTTAGCCATACAGCCTGCCCGGTGGCCTCATAACATGCTACAAATTCTGCTTGCATCGTAGATCCAGCAGTTAACgtttgtttggagcttttccacgatataGCTCCTCCCGCGAGTGTGAATATATAACCTGACGTGGATCTCATACTATCCACACACCCGGCAAAATCAGAGTCTGAATAACCAACAATTTCTAGGTTATCAGTTCTTTTATATGTAAGCATGAAATCCTTAGTTCCTTGCATATAACGCAAGACTTTCTTTGCGGCCTTCCAGTGGTCCGGTCCTGGATTTGATTGGTATCTGCCAAGCACCCCGGTTACAAAACATAAGTCTGGGCATGTACATACTTGAGCATACATGATgcttccaacagctgaagcataaggaaccgacttcatctgatcagtttcacattggttcctcggacattgaaatgtcccaaacttatcgcccttaactataggagcaggtgagggtgagcacttatgcatattgaattttttcagtactctctcaaagtatgccttttgagatagtcctaacgttcctctggacctatctcgatgaatctcgatgccgaggacatacggggcttcaccaagatctttcatatcaaaactggatgacagaaaattcttggtctcatgcagcatatccttatcgctacatgccaacaatatgtcatcaacgtataggactaaaaatgtgaacctactgcctttaaacttaacgtatatgcagttgtccacaatattttcggtgaaaccaaaagttttgataattttatcaaacttgaggtaccactctcttgaagcttgcttcaagccataaaTTAATTTCTTTAGACGACATGCTAAATGTTCCTTTCCTTCCACAACAAAGCCTTCTGGTTGAGCCATGTAGACATCTTCTTTTAAGTCACCATTTAGAAATgccgttttaacatccatttggtgTAGTTCCAGGTCGTAATGAgctactaatgccattatgattctgaaagaATCCTTGGTTGACACAGGGGAGAAGGTTTGCTTATAATCAATGCCTTCTCTCTGTGTATACCCTTTTGCCACTAGCCTTGCCTTGAACCGTTCGACATTCCCTTTGGAATCATACTTggttttgtagacccacttgcagcctACTTTCTTAGCTCCATCGGAAACTTCTACTAAGTCCCATACATCGTTTGAGCCCATAGATTTCAACTCGTCTTCCATGGCAACCAACCATTTGGACGAATTTTCGCTTTTAATGGCTTCCTTATATGAGGTTGGATCCTCCACCTTTCCCATATCATTCATGTCCTCCATCAAAAAAGTGATATAATCATCTGATATGGCTTTCTTCCTCTCACGCCGTGGTCTACCCatgggcggaggtggtggtggaacatcatcattttCATTATTTTCTCGGAGATCCTCATTTGTGTTTGGATTCTCATTATTAGTTTCTGGATCACCATTCGACTGAGAGACTGAACCGTGAGATTCAGGATCATCATATGTCACATTTCTTCGTATTGGAAAAACAATCTCTTGGATAGTCGGGGATGGTACACAAACCCGCTTCTCCTCAAGATTGATCTCCCTTAAATTTGTGACCTCATTATCCTCAAAAAATACCGCTTGTCTAGTCTCCACAAACTTGGTGGTGTGTCTTGGACAATAAAAACGATATCCCTTTCCCCTATGAGGGTATCCAACGAAGAAACATCTAACTGTTTTTGGATCCAGTTTCTTAAGTTGTGGATTGAAAACTTTAGCTTCAGCAGGGCAACCCCACACCCGTAAGTAATTCAAGCTCGGTTTCTTTCCCGCCCACATCTCGTAAGGTGTGTTAGGTGCTGACTTAGTTGGAGCAAGGTTTAGTATgtgtgcagctgtctttaatgcctcTATCCAAAGGCTTACTGGTAAACTCGAGTGACTAAGCATGCTTCACACCATATCCATAAGGGTGCGGTTGCGGCGCTcggccacaccattttgttgtggttcACCAGGCATTGAGTACTGAGCAATGATTCCATTTTCAGATAAGAACTTGGCAAAAGGTCCAGGAATCTGCCCATAAGGAGCATGCCTACCATAATACTCTCCCCCGCGATCAGACCGTACAACTTTGATTTTTGCGTTCAGTTGATTTTCAACCTCCGCTTTATAGACTTTGAATTTCTCCAAAGCTTCCGATCGGTCACGTATGGGATAAATATACCCATAGCGGGAAAAGTCATCTGTGAATGTAATGAACGAATCAAAACCATCTACAGACTTAACATTAAGGGGTACACATATGTCGGTGTGAATTAATTCTAAAACCCTTGTGGCTCTAACTGCTCCTTTCTTAATTGTTTTTGCAAATTTTCCTTTAATGCAGTCGACACATTTGTCTGCATCTGAGAAGTCTAATGGGAGGAGTATTTCATTTTTAACTAAGCGTtccattctccccctcgaaatgtggcccaAACGACAATGCCACAATTTCGAAGAATTACTTACTCCTTTCCATTTCTTCTCAACATTAATTTCATCACTCACATGCATAAATGAATCATTGTGAAGAGATAACATGTATAGTTGGCCTCGTCTAACACCGATGCCTACATTCTTATTACATTTGATCAAAGCAAATTGTTTCTTGCCAAAATGGCACTCATACATATCATCATCTAAACGAGAAACTGAAATCAAATTCCTACTTAAGGTAGGCACATAAATAACATTATTCAATCTAAGAGTGTGGCCAGTGTGTAGCTCCAACGTGAGAGATCCCACAGCTTCAACATCGGCCTCAACTCCGTTCGCAACCTTAagctttcttgttcctcctcttaTGGTTTGGATCGTATCGAATCCCTGCATAGAGTTAGCAACGTGAGTGGTTGCCCCTGAATCAATCCACCATGACTTTATTGAAAAATCAACATAAAGTGATTCATCTACAAAAGTAATTTCATCAATACCTCTTTTGTTCATCCATTTTAAAAAGCCTGGGCAGTCCCTTTGATAGTGTCCCTCTTCTTTGCAGAAGTTACAAGCATTTTCTCCAGCAGTGGAGCTGCTAGGAGCAGAAGAAGAACCACCGGCTTCTTTACCCTTGAATGCCTTAGGGTTGAATGGCTTAGTGCCTTCTTTCTTGACTTGCCTTTTCTGAGGCTTAGGGAAACCTTGTCCGTCATGCTTTCTCTTGTTAGAGCCAACATGAAAGACATGGTCTTTCTTCTGCCTCATGATCCTTTCTTCCTCCTGGACGATCCTTGCGGTCATCTCAGAGAGTGGCCATTTTTCCTTTAGAGAGTTATAGTTGACCTTAAATTGTTCAAACTCTTCAGGAAGAGACTCAAGAATAATTATGACAAGAAGGGCTTCACTTAAAGAACACTCCAAAGCCTTAAGCTTGGTGAAAGCATTTACCACCCTCAATATGTGCTGCCTAACATTTCCGTCAATAGTGTATTTCTGAAGAAGTTTAGCAAAAAGCTCATGAGCATACACTTTGTCGGAGCCTTTAAATTGCTCCTCCATTTCAGTGAGGAAATCTTTAGCAGTATCTTTCTTAGGGAGTGCTTCAGAAATGTCCGGCGATATTGTCGCTTTCATGATGAGAAGCGCAATATGGTTGGACTTATTCCACTTTTCCATCTTAACATCATACTCCTTCTTGAGTTCTGCATACCCTGTGACACCTGCCATAGGTGCCACAGGTTTTTCTTCCCTCAAGGCATAGTCAAATTCATTACAACCCAAACATAATTCGACTTGGGACTTCCAACGAGGGAAGTTACTCCCCGTAAGTGGTTCGATCGTGTCGGACCGGAATGGAGTGGAAGCTAAAATCATCATAAAAGTTCATAAATAAACTTGCATGATTATAAATTTACGTTGGTAAATAAACAAACATGCCAAGTATTTAATTTCAACTCCATGTCAAAACACCGTTGGGCAGAAAAAAACATGGAATTAAAATATCATAGGGGATGACTCATAATAATAAAACAACGTTGGTCCGAATTAAAATTAGAGTCATTTCATTCTCAATTTAAACATCAACATAAAAAAAATATTATCATTATTTGATGtctaaaaaaaaagttcatcatccAAAAACACATAATAAATCCTGAATAAAATATCTCGTTGGTTCAATTTTACCCAGAATAATAATGTGTTCATTATATTTTTATGCATTTTCTGTTTTAAACGGTGAAAAAACATAATAACTATTGACTTCAACGCACCGGAAAAACAGAAAATGGCGACACTGATTTTGGCCCAAGAACCCCACGGCTGTCCGAAATGCAGCTCAGTCCAGTAGCTTTTTTTTTTGCTGGACTGAAACAACCTGGGCTGAAGCCCGTGGCCGGATATGGCCCGTTAAAACCCCCGACGGCCCGGCTGGGAGCCGCGCGTCGCTTACAGCCATTCGATTGAATCGGACGGTTCGTATCGCTCCCGATCGGAACAAAACAGCCGCCCGATCCAGAACCCTAGCTCAGTTCCCCCGACCCCCCCGCATCTCAAGCTCGCGAAGAGAGCGGCGGCACTACGGCGGCTCGAGGCGcgccggccatggcggcgcggcggctgcgctCGCCGGAGGAGCGTGCAGCAGGATGAATCCCGCGCGCTCCCCCGTCGAACGTTGCCCCG from Triticum aestivum cultivar Chinese Spring chromosome 3B, IWGSC CS RefSeq v2.1, whole genome shotgun sequence includes these protein-coding regions:
- the LOC123069610 gene encoding uncharacterized protein isoform X1; protein product: MMILASTPFRSDTIEPLTGSNFPRWKSQVELCLGCNEFDYALREEKPVAPMAGVTGYAELKKEYDVKMEKWNKSNHIALLIMKATISPDISEALPKKDTAKDFLTEMEEQFKGSDKVYAHELFAKLLQKYTIDGNVRQHILRVVNAFTKLKALECSLSEALLVIIILESLPEEFEQFKVNYNSLKEKWPLSEMTARIVQEEERIMRQKKDHVFHVGSNKRKHDGQGFPKPQKRQVKKEGTKPFNPKAFKGKEAGGSSSAPSSSTAGENACNFCKEEGHYQRDCPGFLKWMNKRGIRYDPNHKRRNKKA